Proteins found in one Micromonospora sp. WMMD1082 genomic segment:
- the rdgB gene encoding RdgB/HAM1 family non-canonical purine NTP pyrophosphatase, which produces MNKVLLATRNRKKLIELQRILDGALGAHRVALIGLDDVEAYPELPETGLTFGENALIKAREGCRRTGLPTIADDSGLAVDALNGMPGVFSARWAGRHGDDQANLQLVLDQIGDVPDEHRAASFVCTVALVLPGGKEHLVDGRQAGRLLRAPRGDGGFGYDPIFLGDGQDRTNAELTPEEKDAVSHRGKALRELAALVAKVLPPTA; this is translated from the coding sequence ATGAACAAGGTCCTGCTCGCCACCCGCAACCGCAAGAAGCTCATCGAGTTGCAGCGCATCCTGGACGGTGCGCTCGGCGCGCACCGGGTGGCCCTGATCGGGCTGGACGACGTCGAGGCGTACCCCGAGCTGCCGGAGACCGGGCTGACCTTCGGCGAGAACGCGTTGATCAAGGCGCGGGAGGGCTGCCGGCGTACCGGCCTGCCGACGATCGCCGACGACTCCGGGCTGGCCGTCGACGCACTCAACGGCATGCCGGGCGTGTTCAGCGCCCGCTGGGCCGGCCGGCATGGCGACGACCAGGCCAACCTCCAACTGGTGCTCGACCAGATCGGCGACGTGCCGGACGAGCACCGGGCGGCCTCCTTCGTCTGCACCGTCGCGCTGGTGCTGCCCGGCGGCAAGGAGCACCTGGTCGACGGCCGGCAGGCGGGCCGGCTGCTGCGCGCCCCGCGCGGCGACGGCGGCTTCGGCTACGACCCGATCTTCCTCGGCGACGGGCAGGACCGCACCAACGCCGAACTGACCCCCGAGGAGAAGGACGCCGTCAGCCACCGCGGCAAGGCCCTGCGCGAGTTGGCCGCGCTGGTCGCGAAGGTGCTCCCACCCACCGCCTGA